The Bradyrhizobium ottawaense genome window below encodes:
- a CDS encoding Bug family tripartite tricarboxylate transporter substrate binding protein: MKAAIALTVALCGTPAVASWEPAKPVEIVVAAGAGGASDQMARMMQAAIQKNNLMKQPIVVSLKGGASGAEALMYMKSSEGDPNKVLIAYSLIYMLPLSAKIPFNWRELTPVSVVALDQFVLWDNSAGPKTVKEFVAAAKAASAPFKMGGTGSKREDHVLTVFLEQKTGAKFSYLPYKSGGEAATQLVGNHTEANVNNPSENLEVWRAGQVRPLCVFDKERISYTSKVTDTQSWADIPTCKEEGVDVQYLMLRAMFLPGKVTAEQQAFFVDLFHKVTQTAEYKDYMEKQALKPIFLTGKDMVQFLEEDDAINKSLMTEAGFVAK; encoded by the coding sequence ATGAAGGCCGCGATTGCGCTGACAGTCGCGCTTTGCGGCACGCCGGCTGTTGCCAGCTGGGAGCCGGCAAAGCCCGTCGAGATCGTGGTGGCGGCGGGCGCGGGCGGCGCCTCCGACCAGATGGCGCGGATGATGCAGGCCGCGATCCAGAAGAACAATCTGATGAAGCAGCCGATCGTGGTCTCGCTCAAGGGCGGCGCCTCGGGTGCGGAAGCGCTGATGTACATGAAGTCCAGCGAGGGCGATCCGAACAAGGTGCTGATCGCCTATTCGCTGATCTACATGCTGCCGCTGTCGGCCAAGATCCCGTTCAACTGGCGTGAACTGACCCCGGTTTCGGTGGTCGCGCTCGACCAGTTCGTGCTCTGGGACAACAGCGCGGGCCCCAAGACGGTGAAGGAATTCGTCGCGGCCGCGAAGGCGGCGAGCGCTCCGTTCAAAATGGGCGGCACCGGCTCCAAGCGCGAGGATCACGTGCTGACCGTCTTCCTCGAGCAGAAGACCGGCGCAAAATTCTCCTATCTGCCCTACAAGTCCGGCGGCGAGGCCGCGACCCAGCTGGTCGGCAACCACACCGAAGCCAACGTCAACAACCCATCCGAAAATCTCGAGGTCTGGCGCGCCGGCCAGGTGCGCCCGCTCTGCGTGTTCGACAAGGAGCGCATCTCCTACACCAGCAAGGTGACGGACACGCAGTCCTGGGCTGACATCCCCACCTGCAAGGAGGAGGGGGTCGACGTGCAATATCTGATGCTGCGCGCGATGTTCCTGCCCGGCAAGGTGACGGCTGAGCAGCAGGCGTTCTTCGTCGATCTGTTCCACAAGGTGACGCAGACCGCCGAGTACAAGGACTACATGGAGAAGCAGGCGCTGAAGCCGATCTTCCTCACCGGCAAGGACATGGTGCAGTTCCTCGAGGAGGATGATGCCATCAACAAGTCGCTGATGACCGAAGCCGGATTCGTCGCGAAGTAA
- a CDS encoding tripartite tricarboxylate transporter TctB family protein: protein MSQTDLEIVVDDPTAPEDDSPSVVSSGTVEIFVCLLLLALAVTLGYDNWRTGASWDSTGPEPGYFPFYLSVILGGGSLYGLIVALLARRAASGTFVTRAQARRVMAVFVPTLLFCLVMQFLGLYVASFLLISGFMRFVGKIALWKSLLTAVVFTAIMFVTFDVAFDVIMPKGPLEAAFGR, encoded by the coding sequence ATGTCCCAAACCGATCTCGAAATCGTCGTCGACGATCCGACCGCGCCCGAAGACGACTCGCCTTCCGTCGTCTCGTCCGGCACGGTCGAGATATTCGTCTGCCTGCTGCTGCTCGCTCTGGCCGTCACGCTCGGCTACGACAATTGGCGCACCGGCGCGTCCTGGGATTCGACCGGGCCCGAACCCGGTTATTTTCCGTTCTATCTCTCGGTCATCCTCGGCGGCGGCAGCCTCTACGGCCTGATCGTGGCGCTGCTGGCGCGGCGTGCGGCGTCCGGAACCTTCGTCACGCGCGCGCAGGCCCGCCGCGTCATGGCGGTGTTCGTGCCGACGCTGCTGTTCTGCCTCGTGATGCAGTTCCTCGGCCTCTATGTCGCGAGCTTCCTGCTGATCTCGGGCTTCATGCGCTTCGTCGGCAAGATCGCCCTGTGGAAGTCGCTGCTCACCGCTGTTGTGTTCACGGCGATCATGTTCGTCACATTCGACGTCGCCTTCGACGTCATCATGCCGAAAGGGCCGCTCGAAGCGGCCTTCGGCCGCTAG
- a CDS encoding tripartite tricarboxylate transporter permease, which yields MEAFGLLLHGFAVLLTWKTLVLMMVGLVLGIFVGVLPGLGGPNGVAILLPLTFTMDPTSAIVMLSCIYWGALFGGAITSILFNIPGEAWSVATTFDGYPMAQQGRAAEALTAAFTSSFIGSLVAVLLITFLAPMISSFALKFGPPEFFAVYLLTFCSFVGLGREAKHKTVISMSLGLLLAGIGMDTVSGNLRMTFGSPELLRGINFLVAVIGLFGISEILLTMEERLALRGHAASISLRVVLGVWKDLPKYWATLLRSSFIGCWLGITPGGAIAASFMGYNLAKRFAKDPESFGKGRIEGVFAPETAAHASGTSALLPMLALGIPGSGTAAILLGGLMVWGLNPGPLLFVEHKDFVWGLIASMYLGNVVGLVLVLTTVPIFASILRVPFAAVAPMIVVSCAIGAYAIQNAMFDIWLMLGFGIVGYVFKKIGIPLAPFTLALVLGNRAEDAFRLSMIGSGGDLKVFWSNGLVGSITTLAIVLLFWPVIDGVLSRVGWTQRTRATSRQA from the coding sequence ATGGAAGCTTTCGGTCTCCTGCTTCACGGCTTTGCCGTCCTGCTGACGTGGAAGACACTCGTCCTGATGATGGTCGGGCTGGTGCTCGGCATCTTCGTCGGCGTGCTGCCGGGCCTCGGCGGCCCGAACGGCGTCGCGATCCTGCTGCCGCTCACCTTCACGATGGATCCGACCTCGGCGATCGTGATGCTGTCCTGCATCTATTGGGGCGCGCTGTTCGGCGGCGCGATCACCTCGATCCTGTTCAACATCCCCGGCGAAGCCTGGTCGGTCGCGACCACTTTCGACGGCTATCCGATGGCGCAGCAGGGCAGGGCCGCGGAGGCGCTGACCGCGGCGTTCACCTCCTCCTTCATCGGCTCGCTGGTCGCGGTGCTGCTGATCACGTTCCTCGCGCCGATGATCTCGTCCTTTGCGCTGAAGTTCGGCCCGCCCGAGTTTTTCGCGGTTTATCTGCTGACATTCTGCTCGTTCGTCGGATTGGGGCGCGAGGCCAAGCACAAGACCGTCATCTCGATGTCGCTGGGGCTGCTGCTCGCCGGCATCGGCATGGATACCGTGTCGGGCAATCTCCGCATGACCTTCGGCTCGCCGGAGCTGCTCCGCGGCATCAACTTCCTGGTGGCCGTGATCGGCCTGTTCGGTATCAGCGAGATCCTGCTGACGATGGAGGAGCGGCTGGCGCTGCGGGGACATGCGGCGAGCATTTCGCTCCGCGTCGTGCTCGGTGTCTGGAAGGACCTGCCGAAATACTGGGCGACGCTGCTGCGCTCCTCCTTCATCGGCTGCTGGCTCGGCATCACCCCGGGCGGCGCGATCGCGGCCTCCTTCATGGGCTATAACCTCGCCAAGCGCTTCGCCAAGGATCCCGAAAGTTTCGGCAAGGGCCGCATCGAGGGCGTGTTCGCGCCTGAGACGGCGGCGCATGCGTCAGGCACCTCGGCGCTGCTGCCGATGCTGGCGCTCGGCATTCCCGGCTCGGGGACCGCGGCGATCCTGCTCGGCGGCCTGATGGTGTGGGGGCTCAATCCGGGGCCGCTGCTGTTCGTCGAGCACAAGGACTTCGTCTGGGGCCTGATCGCATCGATGTATCTCGGCAATGTCGTCGGCCTCGTGCTGGTGCTGACGACGGTGCCGATCTTCGCCTCGATCCTGCGTGTGCCGTTTGCCGCGGTGGCGCCGATGATTGTGGTGTCCTGCGCGATCGGCGCCTACGCGATCCAGAATGCGATGTTCGACATCTGGCTGATGCTCGGCTTCGGCATCGTCGGCTACGTCTTCAAGAAGATCGGCATTCCGCTGGCGCCGTTCACCCTCGCGCTCGTGCTCGGCAATCGCGCCGAGGACGCCTTTCGTCTGTCGATGATCGGCTCCGGCGGCGACCTCAAGGTGTTCTGGTCGAACGGCCTGGTCGGCTCGATCACGACGCTGGCGATCGTCCTGCTGTTCTGGCCGGTGATCGACGGCGTGCTTTCCCGCGTCGGATGGACGCAGCGGACCAGGGCGACATCGCGACAAGCATAA
- a CDS encoding VCBS domain-containing protein, whose product MTNHTPVFTSSSATGSFTEFANLNDSTTLHTLSGTMSFRDSDRTDAHTTSATLHSAVVSGGTIVPAASLAHFQTAMQSQILSDSNGSGQLKWSFSDQDQDFDFLAKNQTLVLTYDVKILDNHGGFAIQTVKITITGTDDKPVINMTTAATVTEQTNQTLSLSPDTVHVALNFTDDDLANTGHTATVIGVSASGATAGLLPGPFGNAELMSFYHVDNVVKTSGSATGTINTTFSAPDPAFDYLAAGQHLDITYTVQLDDHAGGISTQTVTVTVVGTNDKPFFLSCPESAALVENQNVDPGGNLTAHDSLLFTDIDLADAHSVSTTVTATRSGGGAIPLTNAQLLAAFGTALQDSTGHLIGEVDWNFAFPNSSANFLNGGETLKLVYHVTVDDGHGGSTTQDVTITVLGVNQPVVITSGPESSTVAEQDATTGSPVLDTTPTIPAGTLAFTDQDTSDTHTVTVTLDSTSGPTPPAATQADLAAALTTTLHDSTGTGTGSIDWNFAIADNDLDYLAFNETLTVTYNIKVADGSTSSTQTVSVVITGANDAPVITSGPGSASLSEQPGVTGSQSPDTTSPVPTGTLSFNDVDLSDAHSVSVVLNSAVWSANSFAAPAQTLVDLQSALATVLHDSTGTGIGSIDWTFSIPDADLDFLSVGETLTVQYDVNVWDGFTNSVQTVTVTIDGAADPLVLTPLTIAASDTAGPDAGTGIASGAIFDITQPVDQSTPRTITEVNGSAANVGHSVAGAHGTLVLNADGSYGYVADASVDALLAGDNVTDQFTFTVADGQGHQASTTITFDIAGANDNPLVTAANLSGAVTEDAGPPVILNGDFETGNLANWTVSGGGHIHVAQLELGGSFGHYSVELLPTSNPETLSQNVATTPGQHYFVSFDVIGDPESVSAPFTVSWDGATILSLGNVPAGVNHYSFDMLGDGVLSSTLLQFSYEDNDTGMILDSVSVSPATGPATESTAGSLSFSDAETGHTHSASFVPNGSGYVGTFSLDPISEAGGAGSLAWHFTVDNADIQFLAQGQTLTQDYLVTIADNNGGSTTQDVTVTISGTNDAPTAASETVITDVGANATVQIPGWALALNDTDPDTIDHLSLGGITTSSGGGAVAFGDAFFTDDGTLGGSFSYTTSDGTTSSNATTATIINNTAGASALTGTGGDDILIAANGSETMSGGGGNDVLIATASGHAMTGGGGNDTFAFLQPSGPSTIGDFNNTTEHDRIAVSASSFGGGLTAGMDVTFETSGDDVFSGFSQFHFDTGNQTLYYSADGTQGAAVAVVSVQNGVLLNQHDILVV is encoded by the coding sequence CGTCATCCGCGACGGGCAGCTTCACCGAATTTGCCAACCTCAACGATTCAACCACGCTGCACACTCTGTCCGGGACGATGAGCTTCAGGGACAGCGACAGGACCGACGCCCATACGACGTCGGCGACGCTGCATTCCGCGGTGGTCTCGGGCGGAACGATCGTTCCGGCGGCCTCGCTTGCGCATTTCCAGACCGCGATGCAATCGCAGATCCTGAGCGATTCAAACGGCTCGGGGCAGCTCAAATGGAGTTTCAGCGACCAGGACCAGGATTTCGACTTCCTGGCCAAGAACCAGACGCTGGTCCTGACCTATGACGTCAAGATCCTCGACAACCACGGCGGCTTCGCGATTCAGACCGTCAAGATCACCATCACCGGCACCGACGACAAGCCGGTGATCAACATGACCACGGCGGCGACAGTCACCGAGCAGACCAACCAGACGCTGTCGCTCTCGCCCGACACGGTTCACGTCGCGCTCAACTTCACCGATGACGACCTCGCCAACACCGGGCACACCGCGACAGTGATCGGCGTCTCCGCCTCCGGCGCCACCGCGGGCCTGTTGCCGGGCCCGTTCGGCAACGCCGAGCTGATGTCGTTCTATCACGTCGACAACGTCGTCAAGACGTCGGGCTCGGCGACCGGCACCATCAACACCACCTTCTCGGCGCCCGACCCCGCCTTCGACTATCTTGCGGCGGGCCAGCATCTCGATATCACCTACACGGTGCAGCTCGACGACCATGCCGGCGGGATCTCGACGCAGACCGTCACCGTGACGGTGGTCGGCACCAACGACAAGCCATTTTTCCTGTCGTGCCCGGAATCGGCCGCGCTCGTCGAGAATCAGAATGTCGACCCCGGCGGCAATCTCACCGCCCATGACAGCCTGCTCTTCACCGACATCGATCTTGCCGACGCGCACAGCGTCTCGACGACGGTCACCGCGACCCGTTCGGGCGGCGGAGCGATCCCGCTGACCAATGCGCAGCTGCTGGCGGCATTCGGCACCGCACTTCAGGATTCGACCGGCCATCTGATCGGTGAGGTCGACTGGAATTTCGCGTTTCCCAATTCCTCCGCCAATTTCCTCAACGGCGGCGAGACGCTCAAGCTTGTCTATCACGTCACGGTCGACGACGGTCACGGCGGCTCCACGACCCAGGACGTCACCATCACCGTCCTCGGGGTCAACCAACCCGTGGTGATCACGAGCGGTCCGGAATCCTCCACCGTTGCCGAACAGGACGCCACGACGGGCTCCCCGGTCCTGGACACGACGCCGACGATCCCGGCGGGCACGCTCGCCTTCACCGACCAGGACACCAGCGATACGCACACGGTGACGGTCACGCTGGACTCGACCTCGGGGCCGACGCCGCCCGCCGCGACGCAGGCGGATCTCGCAGCGGCGCTGACGACGACATTGCACGATTCCACGGGCACCGGCACCGGCAGCATCGACTGGAACTTTGCGATTGCCGACAACGATCTCGACTATCTCGCGTTCAACGAGACGCTGACGGTGACCTATAACATCAAGGTCGCGGACGGCTCGACCAGTTCGACGCAGACCGTCTCCGTCGTGATCACCGGCGCCAACGACGCGCCGGTGATCACCAGCGGACCGGGATCCGCGTCGCTGTCCGAGCAGCCTGGCGTGACCGGATCGCAATCGCCCGACACCACCAGTCCGGTGCCGACGGGAACGCTGAGCTTCAATGACGTCGATCTGTCGGACGCCCATTCCGTCAGCGTCGTGCTGAATTCGGCGGTGTGGTCGGCCAACAGTTTTGCCGCCCCGGCGCAGACGCTGGTCGACCTTCAATCGGCGCTCGCAACGGTGCTGCATGATTCCACGGGCACGGGAATCGGCAGCATCGACTGGACTTTCAGCATTCCCGACGCCGATCTCGACTTCCTGAGCGTCGGCGAGACGCTGACCGTGCAATACGACGTCAATGTCTGGGACGGCTTTACCAATTCGGTCCAGACCGTCACCGTCACCATCGACGGTGCGGCTGATCCGCTGGTCCTGACGCCGCTGACGATCGCGGCGTCCGATACGGCGGGCCCGGATGCCGGTACGGGAATCGCAAGCGGTGCCATCTTCGACATCACCCAGCCGGTCGACCAGAGCACGCCGCGGACCATTACCGAGGTCAACGGCAGCGCCGCCAATGTCGGCCATTCGGTCGCCGGTGCGCATGGAACGCTGGTGCTCAACGCCGATGGCTCTTACGGCTACGTCGCGGATGCGTCGGTCGACGCGCTGCTCGCCGGCGACAACGTCACCGACCAGTTCACCTTCACGGTCGCCGACGGCCAGGGCCACCAGGCCTCGACCACGATCACCTTCGATATCGCCGGCGCCAACGACAACCCGCTAGTTACCGCGGCCAATCTCAGCGGAGCGGTCACCGAGGACGCCGGCCCGCCGGTGATCCTCAACGGCGATTTCGAGACCGGCAATCTGGCCAATTGGACGGTGAGTGGCGGCGGCCACATCCACGTCGCGCAGCTCGAGCTCGGCGGCAGCTTCGGCCATTACTCGGTCGAGCTGTTGCCGACGAGCAATCCGGAAACGCTGTCGCAGAACGTCGCGACCACGCCCGGCCAGCACTATTTCGTCAGCTTCGACGTCATCGGCGATCCCGAGAGCGTCAGTGCGCCGTTCACGGTATCGTGGGACGGCGCCACGATCCTGTCGCTCGGCAACGTGCCGGCCGGCGTCAACCATTATTCCTTCGATATGCTCGGCGACGGCGTGCTGTCATCCACGCTGCTGCAGTTTTCCTATGAGGACAATGACACCGGCATGATCCTCGATTCCGTCAGCGTCAGCCCGGCGACGGGGCCGGCCACCGAATCCACGGCGGGCTCGCTGTCGTTCTCCGACGCCGAGACGGGGCATACGCACAGCGCGAGCTTCGTGCCGAACGGCAGCGGCTATGTCGGCACGTTCTCGCTCGATCCGATCAGCGAGGCCGGCGGCGCCGGCTCGCTCGCCTGGCACTTCACGGTCGACAATGCCGACATCCAGTTCCTGGCGCAGGGGCAGACGCTGACCCAGGACTATCTGGTGACGATCGCCGACAACAATGGCGGCTCGACCACGCAGGATGTCACCGTCACCATCAGCGGCACCAATGATGCGCCGACGGCGGCCAGCGAGACCGTGATCACCGATGTCGGCGCCAATGCGACGGTCCAGATCCCCGGCTGGGCCCTGGCCTTGAACGACACTGACCCCGACACCATCGACCATCTTTCGCTTGGCGGTATCACGACGAGCTCCGGTGGTGGTGCTGTCGCGTTCGGAGATGCCTTCTTCACCGACGACGGGACGCTTGGCGGCTCGTTCAGCTACACCACCTCCGACGGAACGACCTCGTCCAATGCGACCACGGCAACGATCATCAACAACACGGCCGGCGCGAGCGCGCTGACCGGCACCGGCGGCGACGACATCCTGATCGCGGCCAACGGGAGCGAGACCATGAGCGGGGGCGGCGGCAACGACGTCCTGATCGCCACGGCCAGCGGCCATGCGATGACCGGCGGCGGCGGCAACGATACCTTCGCCTTCCTCCAACCATCCGGTCCGAGCACAATCGGCGACTTCAACAACACCACCGAGCACGACCGCATCGCCGTCTCCGCGAGCAGCTTCGGTGGCGGGCTGACGGCAGGGATGGACGTGACGTTCGAGACCTCCGGCGACGATGTGTTCTCGGGCTTCTCCCAATTCCATTTCGACACCGGCAACCAGACGCTCTATTACAGCGCTGATGGCACCCAGGGTGCGGCGGTCGCAGTTGTCAGCGTCCAGAACGGCGTGCTGCTCAATCAGCACGACATATTGGTCGTGTAG